In a single window of the Streptacidiphilus sp. P02-A3a genome:
- the gap gene encoding type I glyceraldehyde-3-phosphate dehydrogenase, with product MTIRVGINGFGRIGRNFFRAVQAQGADIEIVGVNDLTDTKTLAHLLKYDSTLGTLQAEVSHTEDTISVDGKSFKVTAERDPSKLAWGELGADIVIESTGFFTKAEAAKQHLVGGAKKVLISAPASDEDITIVIGVNDDKLDVSKQTIISNASCTTNCVAPMAKVVHEAFGIVKGMMTTVHAYTNDQVTLDFPHKDLRRARAAALSIIPTSTGAAKATALVLPELKGKLDGTSLRVPVPTGSITDLVVDLEREVTKEEVNAAFLKASQGSLKGILYYNEDPIVSRDIVNSPYSCIFDAPLTMVQGNQVKIFGWYDNEWGYSNRLVNLTTLVGDQL from the coding sequence GTGACGATCCGGGTAGGCATCAACGGGTTCGGCCGCATCGGCCGCAACTTCTTCCGTGCGGTTCAGGCCCAGGGCGCGGACATCGAAATCGTCGGTGTCAACGACCTGACCGACACCAAGACCCTGGCGCACCTGCTCAAGTACGACTCGACCCTGGGGACCCTGCAGGCTGAGGTCTCCCACACCGAGGACACCATCAGCGTCGACGGCAAGAGCTTCAAGGTCACCGCTGAGCGTGACCCCTCGAAGCTGGCCTGGGGCGAGCTCGGCGCCGACATCGTGATCGAGTCGACGGGCTTCTTCACCAAGGCCGAGGCTGCGAAGCAGCACCTCGTCGGCGGTGCCAAGAAGGTCCTGATCTCGGCTCCCGCCTCCGACGAGGACATCACCATCGTCATCGGCGTGAACGACGACAAGCTCGACGTCAGCAAGCAGACCATCATCTCCAACGCCTCCTGCACCACCAACTGTGTGGCGCCGATGGCGAAGGTCGTGCACGAGGCCTTCGGCATCGTCAAGGGCATGATGACGACCGTCCACGCCTACACCAACGACCAGGTCACCCTGGACTTCCCGCACAAGGACCTGCGTCGCGCCCGCGCCGCCGCCCTGAGCATCATCCCCACCTCCACCGGTGCCGCCAAGGCCACCGCGCTGGTGCTGCCGGAGCTCAAGGGCAAGCTGGACGGCACCTCGCTGCGCGTCCCGGTGCCGACCGGCTCGATCACCGACCTGGTGGTCGACCTGGAGCGCGAGGTCACCAAGGAGGAGGTCAACGCGGCCTTCCTGAAGGCCTCGCAGGGCTCGCTCAAGGGCATCCTGTACTACAACGAGGACCCGATCGTCTCCCGTGACATCGTCAACTCGCCGTACTCCTGCATCTTCGACGCCCCGCTGACCATGGTCCAGGGCAACCAGGTGAAGATCTTCGGCTGGTACGACAACGAGTGGGGCTACTCCAACCGTCTGGTCAACCTGACCACCCTCGTCGGTGACCAGCTCTGA
- the whiA gene encoding DNA-binding protein WhiA — MAMTAAVKDEISRLPVTRACCRKAEVSAILRFAGGLHIVSGRIVIEAELDTGVAARRLRKDLLEIFGHSSELVVMAPGGLRRGSRYVVRVVKDGELLARQTGLVDGRGRPIRGLPPAVVSGATCDAEAAWRGAFLAHGSLTEPGRSSSLEVTCPGSEAALALVGAARRLGIPAKAREVRGVDRVVIRDGDAIGALLTRLGAHESVLAWEERRMRREVRATANRLANFDDANLRRSARAAVAAGARVQRALEILGEEVPEHLAAAGRLRMEHKQASLEELGSLADPPLTKDAVAGRIRRLLAMADKRASELGLPSTEHNLSEAEEMVAG; from the coding sequence ATGGCGATGACGGCAGCGGTGAAGGACGAAATCAGCCGGCTCCCCGTCACCCGGGCCTGCTGCCGCAAGGCGGAGGTGTCGGCGATCCTGCGGTTCGCGGGTGGTCTGCACATTGTGAGCGGACGCATCGTGATCGAGGCGGAGCTGGACACCGGGGTCGCGGCACGACGACTGCGCAAGGATCTGCTGGAGATCTTCGGACACTCCTCGGAGCTGGTGGTGATGGCTCCCGGCGGTCTGCGGCGCGGCAGCCGGTACGTGGTGCGGGTGGTGAAGGACGGCGAACTGCTGGCCCGGCAGACGGGCCTGGTGGACGGGCGCGGACGCCCGATCCGGGGTCTCCCCCCGGCGGTGGTCTCCGGGGCGACCTGTGACGCCGAGGCGGCCTGGCGCGGGGCCTTCCTGGCGCACGGCTCGCTCACCGAGCCCGGCAGGTCCTCCTCGCTGGAGGTCACCTGCCCCGGTTCGGAGGCGGCGCTGGCCCTGGTCGGCGCGGCCCGGCGGCTGGGCATCCCGGCCAAGGCCCGCGAGGTCCGCGGGGTGGACCGGGTGGTGATCAGGGACGGCGACGCGATCGGCGCGCTGCTGACCCGGCTCGGCGCGCACGAGTCGGTGCTGGCCTGGGAGGAGCGGCGGATGCGCCGCGAGGTCCGGGCCACCGCCAACCGGCTGGCCAACTTCGACGACGCCAACCTGCGCCGCTCGGCGCGGGCGGCGGTCGCGGCCGGGGCACGGGTGCAGCGGGCACTGGAGATCCTGGGCGAGGAGGTCCCGGAGCACCTGGCGGCGGCCGGTCGGCTGCGCATGGAGCACAAGCAGGCCTCACTTGAGGAGTTGGGCTCGCTGGCGGACCCGCCGCTGACCAAGGACGCGGTGGCCGGGCGGATCCGCCGGCTGCTGGCGATGGCGGACAAGCGGGCCTCCGAACTCGGTCTGCCCAGCACCGAGCACAACCTCTCCGAGGCCGAGGAGATGGTCGCGGGCTGA